The Paenibacillus polymyxa M1 DNA segment GGCAGGCACCACCATCTCTGTCGTCCCGGTGCTCATCGTCTACATCATTGCCCAAAAGCAAATTATTGAAGGCATTACCTTAACAGGCATCAAGGGGTAGGGGCGTTTCCCTACTCCTTTTTGTGCGATTTCCGATACTGTAACGGAGTACGCCCGGTGAAATGCTTGAATACACGGCCAAAGTGAGCAATGCTGTCAAAGCCCGTTTTTTCAGCAATGGCGGTCACTTTCCAGTTCGTTTCCTTCAAATACGCCCGAGCCTGCTGGACCCGTACATCTTGAAGATACTCGACCAGGGTAAAGCCTGTGGTCTGCTTGAAAATGCGGCACAGATATGTGCTGCTAATATAAAAATGTCCTGCCAGTTGCTCCAACGACAGCTTCTCGGCATAGTGGGCATGCAGGTACTCAATCACCGAGTACACACGTTGCTGCTGCTCGCTGCGTTCCGGCGCTATGGTGTCAGGAGCCGCTGATTGTATGCGGCGGATTCGGATCAGTAGCTGTAGCAACAGGCTTTGAAGATACATATGACGGTATGCATGCTCTTGATGGTATTCATCCAGCATTTGCTGGAACAGATGCTCCAGCTCGCGTTGTTCTTCCGCGGAGGGGCGAAGCAAAAAGCTTTTTTCAGGCAAAAGCAGGTGGCTCTGATCGCTGGATGGAGTAACAGACGTGGACGAGGCTACAAACGCTTCATCAAAGTTGATTAAAATTCGCTCATGGCTGCCGCTCCCCTTGTTACTCGTACGGTGAAAATCATGTTTGCTAATCCAGATCAGATCGCCCTTTTGTAGCGCGTATACACGCTGATTAATGTAGTAGTAGCGCTCTCCTGCCAGCAGATAATAGATTTCATGCGCTTGATGGACATGGTCGGCAGACATGCTAAAAGGCACCATCCGAAGCGCTTGCTCGATGGCAAAAAGGGGTGTAGCGATCATAGCAGCGTTCTCCTTTATGAAAGCATTCATGAGAATAATATATGCATACTTTTTGGATGAATTCACAATAAAAGCGAAGATTTTGCTCTTTCTTATACTATAAAATATAAGTAATTCATGTAAAGGGTGTGAACCAATTGGCTAAAATCAAATATGCGCTTGTGGGCACCGGAGGAAGAGCTGAATTTTTTTACGGTGAAGTTGTTACCGTTTTCAAAGATACATCAGAGCTGGTCGCGTTCTGTGACGTCAATCAGACGAGAATGGATTATGCCAATCGGCTGTTGCAGGAGAAATACGAACACCATCCGATTCCAACCTATAAAGCCCACGAATTTGACCGAATGATCGCGGAGACGAAGCCGGATATCGTCATCGTCACCACCATTGACCGGGTGCATCATCATTATATTATCCGGGCGATGGAGTTGGGCTGTGATGTCATTTCCGAGAAGCCGATGACGGTCGACGAAGACAAATGCCAAGACATTCTGGATGCCATAGACCGCACGGGACGAAAGCTGCGCGTCACCTTTAACTATCGCTATGCCCCGCATAATACGAAAATCCGTGAGGTTATCATGGACGGGACGCTGGGT contains these protein-coding regions:
- a CDS encoding helix-turn-helix transcriptional regulator; the protein is MIATPLFAIEQALRMVPFSMSADHVHQAHEIYYLLAGERYYYINQRVYALQKGDLIWISKHDFHRTSNKGSGSHERILINFDEAFVASSTSVTPSSDQSHLLLPEKSFLLRPSAEEQRELEHLFQQMLDEYHQEHAYRHMYLQSLLLQLLIRIRRIQSAAPDTIAPERSEQQQRVYSVIEYLHAHYAEKLSLEQLAGHFYISSTYLCRIFKQTTGFTLVEYLQDVRVQQARAYLKETNWKVTAIAEKTGFDSIAHFGRVFKHFTGRTPLQYRKSHKKE